A stretch of the Pogoniulus pusillus isolate bPogPus1 chromosome 14, bPogPus1.pri, whole genome shotgun sequence genome encodes the following:
- the RIPK2 gene encoding receptor-interacting serine/threonine-protein kinase 2 isoform X2, translating into MSAGDDGGHSAAISCALPSIPSNKLPDLRFISRGAYGTVSAARHADWRVPVALKCLQGPLLDSDRNHLLKEAEILHKARFSYILPILGICNEPEFLGIVTEYMTNGSLNQLLHGKDVYPDIPWCLRFRILYEIALGVNYLHNMNPPLLHHDLKTQNILLDGEFHVKIADFGMSKWRVISMSQSRSETSLPEGGTIIYMPPEDYNPSQKTRASVKHDIYSYAIIMWEVMSRKQPFEEVINPLQIMYSVSQGQRLDVSEESLSMDIPHRPLVVRLIGSGWAQDPDERPSFSKCLIDLEPVLRTFDELAMLEAVILLKRSKSLYESRCLSKSGKKADMEQIPLNVPLNPQQETCSDFIQCDALPLRSISPDISKLKSIPKSNILSSDGSSGGLHSLSSYSMDENISVTQSAKPFVHPYSCLPSSDKSVSETSYAASPVPSDFVLESIQQNVAHQWIQSKREEIIDQMTEACLNQSLDALLSRFLLMKEDYELISTKPTRTSKVRQLLDTSDSQGEEFARIIVQKLKDNKQLGLQPYPDIASNSLRLHL; encoded by the exons ATGAGCGCCGGGGATGACGGAGGGCACTCGGCTGCTATCAGCTGCGCTCTTCCCTCCATCCCTTCCAACAAACTCCCGGATTTGCGTTTTATCAGCCGTGGAGCTTACGGTACCGTGTCCGCCGCCCGCCATGCCGACTGGAGGGTCCCGGTGGCCCTCAAATGCCTGCAGGGGCCGCTGCTAGACAG tgATAGAAACCACCTtctaaaagaggcagagatattACACAAAGCCAGGTTTAGTTACATTCTGCCAATTTTGGGAATTTGCAACGAGCCTGAATTTCTGGGGATAGTAACAGAATACATGACAAATGGCTCATTAAACCAGCTTTTACACGGG AAAGATGTATATCCTGACATTCCCTGGTGCCTGAGATTCCGCATTCTTTATGAAATTGCTTTGGGAGTAAACTATTTGCACAATATGAATCCTCCATTGCTGCACCATGACTTGAAAACCCAGAATATTTTGCTGGATGGTGAATTTCATGTCAAG ATTGCAGATTTTGGCATGTCAAAGTGGCGTGTCATATCCATGTCGCAATCACGAAGCGAAACTTCTTTACCAGAAGGAGGGACAATTATCTACATGCCACCTGAAGATTACAATCCCAGTCAGAAAACCCGTGCCAGTGTAAAACATGATATCTACAG TTATGCCATTATTATGTGGGAAGTGATGTCAAGGAAACAGCCTTTTGAAG AAGTTATAAACCCCTTGCAGATAATGTATAGTGTGTCACAAGGACAGCGACTAGACGTAAGTGAAGAGAGTTTATCAATGGATATTCCTCATCGACCGCTCGTTGTAAGATTGATAGGAAGTGGATGGGCACAAGACCCAGATGAAAGACCATCGTTCTCAA AATGCTTGATAGACCTTGAGCCAGTCCTGCGAACATTTGATGAATTAGCCATGCTGGAAGCAGTAATTCTGTTAAAGAGATCAAAG TCACTGTATGAATCACGGTGTCTCAGCAAGAGTGGCAAGAAAGCAGATATGGAGCAGATACCTCTAAATGTACCTCTGAATCCTCAACAG GAAACATGTTCTGACTTCATACAGTGTGATGCACTTCCTCTTCGAAGCATCTCTCCAGATATATCAAAACTCAAGTCTATTCCCAAGTCCAATATCCTCTCATCAG atgGAAGTTCTGGGGGTCTACACTCTCTCAGCAGTTATAGCATGGATGAAAATATCTCTGTAACTCAGAGTGCCAAACCTTTTGTGCATCCATACAGTTGCTTACCCTCCTCTGACAAAAGTGTTTCAGAAACATCATATGCTGCATCACCAGTTCCTTCAG ATTTTGTTTTGGAATCCATACAACAGAATGTAGCTCATCAATGGATCCAAagtaaaagagaagaaattatTGATCAGATGACCGAAGCGTGTTTGAATCAGTCACTGGATGCCCTTCTATCAAGATTTTTACTCATGAAAGAAGATTATGAACTTATTAGCACCAAACCTACAAGGACATCAAAAGTCCGCCAGCTGCTTGATACCTCAGATAGCCAAGGAGAGGAATTTGCCAGAATTATAGTGCAAAAGTTGAAAGACAACAAACAGCTAGGACTTCAGCCTTATCCAGACATTGCATCTAATTCTCTAAGACTGCATCTTTAG
- the RIPK2 gene encoding receptor-interacting serine/threonine-protein kinase 2 isoform X1, giving the protein MSAGDDGGHSAAISCALPSIPSNKLPDLRFISRGAYGTVSAARHADWRVPVALKCLQGPLLDSDRNHLLKEAEILHKARFSYILPILGICNEPEFLGIVTEYMTNGSLNQLLHGKDVYPDIPWCLRFRILYEIALGVNYLHNMNPPLLHHDLKTQNILLDGEFHVKIADFGMSKWRVISMSQSRSETSLPEGGTIIYMPPEDYNPSQKTRASVKHDIYSYAIIMWEVMSRKQPFEEVINPLQIMYSVSQGQRLDVSEESLSMDIPHRPLVVRLIGSGWAQDPDERPSFSIFFSCLECLIDLEPVLRTFDELAMLEAVILLKRSKSLYESRCLSKSGKKADMEQIPLNVPLNPQQETCSDFIQCDALPLRSISPDISKLKSIPKSNILSSDGSSGGLHSLSSYSMDENISVTQSAKPFVHPYSCLPSSDKSVSETSYAASPVPSDFVLESIQQNVAHQWIQSKREEIIDQMTEACLNQSLDALLSRFLLMKEDYELISTKPTRTSKVRQLLDTSDSQGEEFARIIVQKLKDNKQLGLQPYPDIASNSLRLHL; this is encoded by the exons ATGAGCGCCGGGGATGACGGAGGGCACTCGGCTGCTATCAGCTGCGCTCTTCCCTCCATCCCTTCCAACAAACTCCCGGATTTGCGTTTTATCAGCCGTGGAGCTTACGGTACCGTGTCCGCCGCCCGCCATGCCGACTGGAGGGTCCCGGTGGCCCTCAAATGCCTGCAGGGGCCGCTGCTAGACAG tgATAGAAACCACCTtctaaaagaggcagagatattACACAAAGCCAGGTTTAGTTACATTCTGCCAATTTTGGGAATTTGCAACGAGCCTGAATTTCTGGGGATAGTAACAGAATACATGACAAATGGCTCATTAAACCAGCTTTTACACGGG AAAGATGTATATCCTGACATTCCCTGGTGCCTGAGATTCCGCATTCTTTATGAAATTGCTTTGGGAGTAAACTATTTGCACAATATGAATCCTCCATTGCTGCACCATGACTTGAAAACCCAGAATATTTTGCTGGATGGTGAATTTCATGTCAAG ATTGCAGATTTTGGCATGTCAAAGTGGCGTGTCATATCCATGTCGCAATCACGAAGCGAAACTTCTTTACCAGAAGGAGGGACAATTATCTACATGCCACCTGAAGATTACAATCCCAGTCAGAAAACCCGTGCCAGTGTAAAACATGATATCTACAG TTATGCCATTATTATGTGGGAAGTGATGTCAAGGAAACAGCCTTTTGAAG AAGTTATAAACCCCTTGCAGATAATGTATAGTGTGTCACAAGGACAGCGACTAGACGTAAGTGAAGAGAGTTTATCAATGGATATTCCTCATCGACCGCTCGTTGTAAGATTGATAGGAAGTGGATGGGCACAAGACCCAGATGAAAGACCATCGTTCTCAA TATTCTTTTCTTGTTTAGAATGCTTGATAGACCTTGAGCCAGTCCTGCGAACATTTGATGAATTAGCCATGCTGGAAGCAGTAATTCTGTTAAAGAGATCAAAG TCACTGTATGAATCACGGTGTCTCAGCAAGAGTGGCAAGAAAGCAGATATGGAGCAGATACCTCTAAATGTACCTCTGAATCCTCAACAG GAAACATGTTCTGACTTCATACAGTGTGATGCACTTCCTCTTCGAAGCATCTCTCCAGATATATCAAAACTCAAGTCTATTCCCAAGTCCAATATCCTCTCATCAG atgGAAGTTCTGGGGGTCTACACTCTCTCAGCAGTTATAGCATGGATGAAAATATCTCTGTAACTCAGAGTGCCAAACCTTTTGTGCATCCATACAGTTGCTTACCCTCCTCTGACAAAAGTGTTTCAGAAACATCATATGCTGCATCACCAGTTCCTTCAG ATTTTGTTTTGGAATCCATACAACAGAATGTAGCTCATCAATGGATCCAAagtaaaagagaagaaattatTGATCAGATGACCGAAGCGTGTTTGAATCAGTCACTGGATGCCCTTCTATCAAGATTTTTACTCATGAAAGAAGATTATGAACTTATTAGCACCAAACCTACAAGGACATCAAAAGTCCGCCAGCTGCTTGATACCTCAGATAGCCAAGGAGAGGAATTTGCCAGAATTATAGTGCAAAAGTTGAAAGACAACAAACAGCTAGGACTTCAGCCTTATCCAGACATTGCATCTAATTCTCTAAGACTGCATCTTTAG
- the RIPK2 gene encoding receptor-interacting serine/threonine-protein kinase 2 isoform X3 — protein MPAGAAARQKDVYPDIPWCLRFRILYEIALGVNYLHNMNPPLLHHDLKTQNILLDGEFHVKIADFGMSKWRVISMSQSRSETSLPEGGTIIYMPPEDYNPSQKTRASVKHDIYSYAIIMWEVMSRKQPFEEVINPLQIMYSVSQGQRLDVSEESLSMDIPHRPLVVRLIGSGWAQDPDERPSFSIFFSCLECLIDLEPVLRTFDELAMLEAVILLKRSKSLYESRCLSKSGKKADMEQIPLNVPLNPQQETCSDFIQCDALPLRSISPDISKLKSIPKSNILSSDGSSGGLHSLSSYSMDENISVTQSAKPFVHPYSCLPSSDKSVSETSYAASPVPSDFVLESIQQNVAHQWIQSKREEIIDQMTEACLNQSLDALLSRFLLMKEDYELISTKPTRTSKVRQLLDTSDSQGEEFARIIVQKLKDNKQLGLQPYPDIASNSLRLHL, from the exons ATGCCTGCAGGGGCCGCTGCTAGACAG AAAGATGTATATCCTGACATTCCCTGGTGCCTGAGATTCCGCATTCTTTATGAAATTGCTTTGGGAGTAAACTATTTGCACAATATGAATCCTCCATTGCTGCACCATGACTTGAAAACCCAGAATATTTTGCTGGATGGTGAATTTCATGTCAAG ATTGCAGATTTTGGCATGTCAAAGTGGCGTGTCATATCCATGTCGCAATCACGAAGCGAAACTTCTTTACCAGAAGGAGGGACAATTATCTACATGCCACCTGAAGATTACAATCCCAGTCAGAAAACCCGTGCCAGTGTAAAACATGATATCTACAG TTATGCCATTATTATGTGGGAAGTGATGTCAAGGAAACAGCCTTTTGAAG AAGTTATAAACCCCTTGCAGATAATGTATAGTGTGTCACAAGGACAGCGACTAGACGTAAGTGAAGAGAGTTTATCAATGGATATTCCTCATCGACCGCTCGTTGTAAGATTGATAGGAAGTGGATGGGCACAAGACCCAGATGAAAGACCATCGTTCTCAA TATTCTTTTCTTGTTTAGAATGCTTGATAGACCTTGAGCCAGTCCTGCGAACATTTGATGAATTAGCCATGCTGGAAGCAGTAATTCTGTTAAAGAGATCAAAG TCACTGTATGAATCACGGTGTCTCAGCAAGAGTGGCAAGAAAGCAGATATGGAGCAGATACCTCTAAATGTACCTCTGAATCCTCAACAG GAAACATGTTCTGACTTCATACAGTGTGATGCACTTCCTCTTCGAAGCATCTCTCCAGATATATCAAAACTCAAGTCTATTCCCAAGTCCAATATCCTCTCATCAG atgGAAGTTCTGGGGGTCTACACTCTCTCAGCAGTTATAGCATGGATGAAAATATCTCTGTAACTCAGAGTGCCAAACCTTTTGTGCATCCATACAGTTGCTTACCCTCCTCTGACAAAAGTGTTTCAGAAACATCATATGCTGCATCACCAGTTCCTTCAG ATTTTGTTTTGGAATCCATACAACAGAATGTAGCTCATCAATGGATCCAAagtaaaagagaagaaattatTGATCAGATGACCGAAGCGTGTTTGAATCAGTCACTGGATGCCCTTCTATCAAGATTTTTACTCATGAAAGAAGATTATGAACTTATTAGCACCAAACCTACAAGGACATCAAAAGTCCGCCAGCTGCTTGATACCTCAGATAGCCAAGGAGAGGAATTTGCCAGAATTATAGTGCAAAAGTTGAAAGACAACAAACAGCTAGGACTTCAGCCTTATCCAGACATTGCATCTAATTCTCTAAGACTGCATCTTTAG